TGTTGAGGCTGTCGGTCTTGCCTGTCTGTAAATCCAGCATATAGAGGTCTGACTCTGTGTGCCAGACTGGGAAGGTACCGTAATCCAGGACCGTGAAGAGACAGAATCTGCCGTCAGGACTAATCTTAGGATGACATACGGAACGGGATGAGTAGAGGGTGTCTATTCTTTCTCCAAATGTGCCATTTACCTCATTGAAGGGAATGCGCACCAAGGCATATTTCAGATTCTTCAGATTTTTCTGATTCTTGTCGGACAGTTCCTTCTTGTTGGCTGCACAGTAGTAGATGTATTTGCCGTTGGCCGAAAAGGTGGGAAAAGTCTCCAGATGGCTACTGTCGCTTGCCAGTGGTGATGAGATGATGCGGTTGTTGTCGAGGTCGGCCACATATATGTCGCTTGCCGTATCATATACTTCCAGTCGCTTGTCGGTATTGATATTGAAATCTCTCACCATTGTATTGGTTGAATAGGTGAGATATCTGCCCGAAGGATTGAAACTGTAGTATATTCCAGGTAAAGCCATGCCCTTGCCTTGCAGGTTGAGTTTTCTCAGTTTACCGTTACGGTTGAGTATGGTTCCTCCATTTTCACCTCTTAGATAGATGATGCTGAGATTCTCGTTCTGGTTGCCATACGCATACGTGTTCATCTTGAGATGTTTGAGCAGGGTGTAGTCGGCGATTATCTTTTCATCCCAGTTCTCTATACAGCGTTGTTTTGTTTTGGTCTTACTCCATACATCATAGGTTGGTTCTATGAGCTGATAGGTAAGATACGAGTCGATGCTGTCGCTCACCACTTGCCAGGTAAAAGGTCTGAAGGCCGTCCATTCCCCCTCGTCGCTCTTGGAATATATCTGCACCTTGATGTTCTTGCCAGCTGCCTTCGCCAGGAAATATTTCCACTCTTTTAAGTCGAACTTCAGATTTTGGCTATTGCTGGTAGCCGTCAGGGTATTATCTGCATCATCCTCATCTGCTCCTTCGATGGTGAGTACTGTCTCGATGTTGGTGAGGTGCTTGTCACGAATCTTGAAGTTGAGCGGTGCGATGTTCACGGGGATGGTAACATCAGCATAGTCGGGATACATATTGGGCAGATGATTCTTCTGCTCTGCATTCTCATGTGTCTGGGCGCATGAGGCGAACAGAAGGAGTCCTGCCAGGGTGATATTTAGAATGTTCTTGTGTTTCATCTTACTTGCTTTATAAACTGGTTGTTGTTGTCTTGCTGCTCAAGTCTGATGTTCTTGCGCTTGTCGAGATACGTCTGCAGTATGGCTTTCTCTTCTGCACTGGCGTTTTTGCCGAGAGAAGCGAAAATGCGGTCGGCCCATCTTTTCCAGACGAATGTCTTTTGAAGAATACGAAGATATTTGCGGGTGGCGGCATAATTTCCTTTCACCAGATTGATTTCTGCGAGTCGCTTCACCATGCGGATGTTGCGGCAGTTGGGGGAATATATGTTTCCCAGCATGGCTGCCCGTTCGCAGAAGGTCATATCGTCTAGAGCCCAGTATAGTTCATTCAGTGCATGGATGGTGAGCAGGGAAGGGTTGGCTTCCAATGTCTCAAAGGTACCGATGTCTTTGTTGGGGTACTTCTTTAAGGAAGCAGGCTGACTGCGAAATTGTGCCATGATGAGGTCATGGTAAAACTTCATGTACTGGTTCGGGTTCTTATCCTTTTCAACCATGTTGATTACCCGGTTGTAGTTGCCAAAGTAGTATTCACAATCCACGGCGAGTGTCCTTTCCTGGTCTAATTGTGGTTTTACCAATTTGCCTATACCCGGATACGTATAGATGGTTTGGAAATCACAGAAGTAAAGGCGTTTGCAGAGCATGAGCAGGAAGAAGGTAATCACCAGGGTGGTCAGGCAATAGTAGCAGCCTGCTTTCATGATGTTCTCGAGGCTGCCTATGAAGACCAGTGCGCCGTAAATCCATACGCCGTATCCGAAGAACCAATGACATACGAAAATTGATATGGTGATACTGAATGTTGAGATCCAGATCGGAAGTCCCATGCGATGCAATGTAGGATTATTTTCGTCCATCGTTTCTATCT
The Segatella copri DNA segment above includes these coding regions:
- a CDS encoding TolB family protein, whose translation is MKHKNILNITLAGLLLFASCAQTHENAEQKNHLPNMYPDYADVTIPVNIAPLNFKIRDKHLTNIETVLTIEGADEDDADNTLTATSNSQNLKFDLKEWKYFLAKAAGKNIKVQIYSKSDEGEWTAFRPFTWQVVSDSIDSYLTYQLIEPTYDVWSKTKTKQRCIENWDEKIIADYTLLKHLKMNTYAYGNQNENLSIIYLRGENGGTILNRNGKLRKLNLQGKGMALPGIYYSFNPSGRYLTYSTNTMVRDFNINTDKRLEVYDTASDIYVADLDNNRIISSPLASDSSHLETFPTFSANGKYIYYCAANKKELSDKNQKNLKNLKYALVRIPFNEVNGTFGERIDTLYSSRSVCHPKISPDGRFCLFTVLDYGTFPVWHTESDLYMLDLQTGKTDSLNIVNSKKSDTYHCWSHTGRWFVFISKRDDGIYGKPYFCYIDRQGKAHKPFVLPQKEPTFYDDCLKSFNIPELSRGPVPFNTIGIEQALKQEAEQFR
- a CDS encoding DUF6057 family protein; the protein is MNSNLKSFCIFIIYVFGAIACFAFFQFCYPYHLYYQEQNQLFLASWDYLTTYLEKPGWLACMAGDFLTQFYLYHYMGATILTLCILLAGYNIKYAVRDAGFKGTWAPNIAAFAVMTLLVCFSLDYEYRLSSILAIAGGASVFRVSTTILASTRKFINKIETMDENNPTLHRMGLPIWISTFSITISIFVCHWFFGYGVWIYGALVFIGSLENIMKAGCYYCLTTLVITFFLLMLCKRLYFCDFQTIYTYPGIGKLVKPQLDQERTLAVDCEYYFGNYNRVINMVEKDKNPNQYMKFYHDLIMAQFRSQPASLKKYPNKDIGTFETLEANPSLLTIHALNELYWALDDMTFCERAAMLGNIYSPNCRNIRMVKRLAEINLVKGNYAATRKYLRILQKTFVWKRWADRIFASLGKNASAEEKAILQTYLDKRKNIRLEQQDNNNQFIKQVR